The Methanomassiliicoccales archaeon DNA segment ACAGGACCTTTTCGATGCCGTTGACATGCTCCACGATCTGGGAGAACAGGAAGCCGACCACCTGTCCTTTCTCCAGGGCCACGTAGCTCAGGCCGCTGTTCTGGTAGAACTCGAAGGAGTCCTTGGTCGAGGCGCCCAACTGCTCCATCAGCTCCGGCGGCAGCTCGTCCCAATCCTTCTGCAGGGAGCTCTCCAGATACTCCCTGATGCAGAACAGCTCCAAGGTCCTCACGTTCGATCGGTCCTCGTCCTTGACCTTCCTTATGTCTACCATCACATCTCCTCCGGAGCGGCTATCCCCATGGTCACCAGGGTGTTGTGCAACGCCCAGCGCGCCGCCTCCACCAGGCACAGCCTGGCATCCTGGTGCTCAGACCTCAGTACCGGCACTACGCCATAGAACTGGTTCAAGGCCGAGGCCAACTCGTGGCCGTAGGTGGGGAGCATGTTTATGCGCCGCTTGTCCCCCGCCTGCCTTACCACTTCTTGGAACTGCGCCAGTATCCATATGAGCTTGCGCTCGTACGGGTCTGTCAGTACCGATAAGTCAGCCCCTTTATTAAAATCTCCCGTCTTGCGCAATATAGAGCAGCAACGGGCGTGGGCGTACTGCACGAAGGGGGCGCTGTTGCCCTCGAAGTTCAGCGCTTCCTCCCACTTGAATATGAGCTGCTTCTCCGCCTGCACCCGGATGATGTTGTAGCGCACCGCACCCACCCCGATCTCCTGGGCTATGCGCCTTTTATGCTCCTCCTCCAGGTCCGGGCGGCGATCGCAGACCTCCTTGTGCGCCCTCTCCACCGCCTCCTCCAAGAGGTCGTCCAGATAGACCACGACGCCCTTCCTGGTGGACATGCGCCCCTCGGGCAGGGAGACGAAGGAATAGAAGATGCATTCCGGGGCCCGGTCGTATCCCAGGATCTTCAGGGCCGAGGCCAGCTGCTTCTGCCCCAGCTTCTGGTCCTCGCCCAGGATGTTCATGAGCTGGTCCGCACGGCGGAACTTGTCGATGTGGTAGGCCAGATCCCTAGTGGTGTAAAGCGTCGTCCCGTCCTTGCGGGTGAAGAAGAAGCGGGTGTCCCGCCCGTGCACGCCGAACTCCTCGAGGTTGAGAAAGTAGGCCCCATCATCGATCTCGGTGTAGCTGGAGGCCTTCAGCTTGTCCACGACCTGGTGGGCGCTCCCGTCCAGTATGTACTGTGATTCGTAAGTGTAGCGGTCCAGGGTCACGTTGACCCCGCTCAGGCTCACGCGTATACCGTCCAGCATCATGTCCACGGTGCGCCGTACCCGGGCGATGACCTCGGGATCGCCGGCCTCGAAGCGCTGGGTCATCTGGGCGATTTCTGCCGCCACCTCCGCGGACGATTCCATCATCTTGTTGGCCACCTGATAGTAGCCGACCAGTCGGTGGTCGTTCTTCTCCCGGTCCGCTTTGGGTACCTCCTTCTCGGTCAGATGGGTCAGGGCCCAGGTCAGCAGCACCACCTGCTTGCCCACGTCGTTGACGTAGTACTCGGTGGCGACCTCATGGCCGCACATGCGCAGGCATCTGGCCAGCGTGTCACCTATCAGCGGATTGCGAGCCCGGCCCACGTGGATCGGCCCGGTGGGGTTGACGGAGGTGTGCTCCAACAAGACCTTCCCCGGCCGGGGGTCACCCCGTCCGAAGTCACCCTTCCTCTCGAGGGCATCGCGGACCACCATGGTGCCCAGCAACGTCTCGTTCACCCGGAAGTTGAGATATCCCCCGGCCTCCCAGACCTTGCCGATGTACTCGTCGACGGTCATCTTTGAGCATAGCTCTTTGGCGATGATCTGGGGCGCCTTGCGCATCTGCTTGGCGAACTGGAAGCAGGGAAGGGCGAAATCGGCCATCTCGTGGTCCGGCCGCTCCAGAATGAAATCCCCGGTGAAGCCCATGGATGCCAGCTCCCTGTCCGTCCGCTCCCTGATGTGCGATTCGAAATGCCCTAGCGCGTCCATTTATTCACCTATGCTGAACCTGAGCAGACCGGCGATGCCACCGAAGGCCTTCAGGAGCATCTCCCCCTCCTCCGACTCCGGTGATATGAGCTCGACCTTGGTGCCCATCAGCTCGGCCTGCTCGAACAGGTCGTCGACCAGGTCGATGTCCTTGGTCACCGTGCCCGTGGTCCCGCACTTGGGGCAGGGCATGGTCGCTCCATCCGGGCTCTTGTCCATGGTCTTCTGTATGACGCCGCAGCTAGGACATTCGACGGTCACCCGGCGCCTTCGCAGCCCTTCCGATACGAGCAGCACATCCACCGCGCCGATCGTGATGGCGTTGCGTATATGGTCCTCACCGTAGACGGAAAGGCTGTTGTCGCTCTTGCGGATCTCCTCCATGAACCTTAGGAAGAAGCGCTTCTCCCGCATTAGGTCCAGGTCATAGAGCTTGTCCTTGGCCTTCTCCATCAGCTCCTTCAGTCCGTACTCGTCCGTGTAGCCGATATCGAAGGTGTCGATGACCTTTTTTTCCAGTTCGTGGTGGAGATATCCCTCCTTGAGGAAGAACTCCTTGCTCGGTCCCGGACCTCCGATCAGGATGCCCTGCAATCCCTCCAGGTTCAGGAAGGATTCGGTCATGATGTCGCTGACCTTCTTGTAGTACTCGTTGGCCGCGATCTCGATCAGCCTTTCGAAACGCTGGGCGGATTGGCCGCCCATTCGGTGCTTGCTCGGCACCAGTGAATCAAAATTGCGTATGACGCTGATGCGCTTTCCGCGCAGCACACCAATGGTGGCCTCGCTGCGGTCGATGACCACGAGACCGAAGACCTTCTTGTCCACCAGCATGCTCAGCAGCGGCTCCAGGTAGAAGTCGGAGTCGCATCGGTAAAGGAAGGTGGTGATGGGGTCCGGGGGCTCCAGAACGTACTGCACCATCTTGGTCTGGTCGCCGGTGGTGGATATCTCCCCCACGAAGAAGATGACGCCGTTGGCCGGCGGGGCTTTGAAGTACTTCAGCCGAGCCAGTATGGATTGGATGGCTCCCTGCACGTTCTTGCGTGTGCCCTGGGACTTGATGTTGGACGACTGGGAGAACTCCTCGCGCAGATAGGCGGCGACATCGGAGATCTGCTTGTTGGGCGGCACGTACACTGATATGAGCTCAGTGCCTCGCCCTTTCAGAGCCTGTATCTCCTCCAAGGACCTCTTGAAATCGTATTTTTGACGATCCGAGAGGGTCTCGCCCTTGATTTCGTCCATATCTGACGACCTATCCTTTTTTTAGGTGAAAACGGTTCTAACTTATATCTGTTGGTATGCAAATGGACAAGGTCGTGGTCTCCCTCGGCGGTTCGGTCATCGTGCCAGATGACAAGGACGATGTCTTCTTGAAGAGCTTCTCCGCGATGATCGAAGGACTTAGCGAACGCTATCAGATATACTTGGTCTGCGGGGGCGGCAAGATCGCCCGCTACTACATCGACGTGGGGCGCTCGCTGGGCCTTTCGGAACACCAGTTGGATGAGCTGGGCATAATGGCGACCCGTCTCAACGCCTCCCTGGTGGCGAAAGCCATAGGGGACCGGGCGGCGGGCAAGGTGCCCACGGAGGTCCTGGAGGCCCATCGTCTGGAGCGCAAGGGCAAGGTGGTGGTCATGGGCGGAACGGTCCCGGGACACACCACCGACGCGGTCTCGGCCATGCTGGCCAAGGAGGTCCATGCCGCCCGCATCATCAACGGCACTTCCGTGGACGCCGCATACACCGCCGACCCCCGCAAGGACCACCAGGCCGAACGCCTGGCGAAGATCACGCACCAGCAATTGTTCGAGCTGGTCAACGTCGGACTTCATGGGGCTGGACCGTCCAACGTCTTCGACAAGCTGGGAGCGCAGATAGCCCGGGACAACAGCATCGACATATTCATCGTCAACGGGCGAGACCTGGACGAGATGCAGGCGGCTATCGAAGGAAGGCCGATCAAAGGGACGGTGATTTCAGATTAGCTTTTTCCGAAGGAAGAAGACCGCCAAGCAGCAGGTGCAGAGGAAGAAGGGCAAAAAGCCCCAGAAAGAATGGGACGATTCCAAGGAGCAACCTAAGGCCCCGCCCCGGAAAGCCCCATCTCAACCTGCTCCACCGCAAACCAAAGAGCGCCCCAGGCCGACCGCAGGTCTCTCCCAGGTGCAGCACGATTCCCTATTGGCCGGAGGTTTCTTCTGCATCGTGAGCGGACTTCTCATGCTGCTCTCCCTGTTCCTGCCCTGGCTTACACTGAACGGGACGAACCTGGACCTCATCGGCTTGATGGAGGAGAACACCTTCTTCCTGGCCGGACTGCCCGTGCCCTTCCTCGGTGCGGCCTTGCTGGTCGTTTCTATCATCGCCCTGGTGCGAGGTTTCCGTTCCAGCAAGGGAGCCGGCCGTACCCCGCTGGCCCAGGCCATCCTGGCCATGACCACGTCATTGCTGGTCATCCTGGAGATGCTCCTTCTGGAGCGGACCTATAACGGACAGGACGCCCTGTACGGCGCCGGCGCCTTCCTGAGCGTGGTCGGAGCCATATTGGCCATGGCCGGGGCGATGCTCATGCAGGTGGTGTCCAGTAGATCGGTCAAGACCAAGCCCGTAGGGTTCAAGGCCCTGGCCCAACGCAGCGAGGCTCCCGCCGGCAGAAAGGAATGGCAGCCCCCGGAGAGCTCGGTCAAGGCCCCGCGCTGCCCGTCCTGCGGAGAGGAGGTGCAGCCCGGCTGGAAGGCCTGCCCGGCCTGCGGACACGCCTTCATATCCGGCGGGCGCGACGACGACAAGCTCTAAATGTCGAGCAGGTCCCCGTCTTCCAGCACCTTGAATCCGGATCCCTCGATGAGCTCGGTCAGGCGTCTGGCCTCAGGGCGGGAGAACGATTTTTTATGAAGATAGGCGACGTCCGTCCCGCTGGCCTTCATGGCCTTGGCGATTGCCGATATGGCATGGTCGTCGTCCCCCGCCTCCAATACATGCTTGGCCACCATGTGCCCGAAGCTCACCTTTTTGGCCAGGGTGACCTCGGTGAAGCGGGGGGCGTAATGCCCTCCTCCCACGCCCACCACCACTGGCCCCTGGCTCGGAGTGAAGTTCAGCAAGGACCCGGCCAGGGCCTTGGCTGCGTCCAGATCTCCCCATTTGCTATCATCGCTCCCTATCTCAAGGTAGGTGGTGGGGACATCCAGGAACGGGCCATGGTGGGTGACCTCGTAGGAGATCTGGAAAGGCAGCCCTTTTCCCCTGACGGCGATTTCCCGCAGCATGCCGCTGAGAAAGGTCGGCGAGGCCGGGACCAGTGTTCCGTCCTTCCCGCCGTGCTCGGCCTTTCCGAAGTTACCTATGGGGTGGACGGTCAGGGTGGGCCGGCCCGAGGCCGCCCGATGTTTTGAGAGGAAGACAACCTCGTCCGCCCGGACCCCGACCTCCTCCTTCACCAGTTGGTCGATGTTGTCCAGATACAGGTGCAAGGTGTCGGTGGTCACCATGACCAGGTCCTTGAGCCGGCG contains these protein-coding regions:
- a CDS encoding GNAT family N-acetyltransferase, with amino-acid sequence MVDIRKVKDEDRSNVRTLELFCIREYLESSLQKDWDELPPELMEQLGASTKDSFEFYQNSGLSYVALEKGQVVGFLFSQIVEHVNGIEKVLWIENVGVHPDHRRKGVGLKLLRKASLDAKKKGAKAVQSVIMPDSKSTIMLHKKVGFFMDGRKFAFLDLENFQ
- the prf1 gene encoding peptide chain release factor aRF-1: MDEIKGETLSDRQKYDFKRSLEEIQALKGRGTELISVYVPPNKQISDVAAYLREEFSQSSNIKSQGTRKNVQGAIQSILARLKYFKAPPANGVIFFVGEISTTGDQTKMVQYVLEPPDPITTFLYRCDSDFYLEPLLSMLVDKKVFGLVVIDRSEATIGVLRGKRISVIRNFDSLVPSKHRMGGQSAQRFERLIEIAANEYYKKVSDIMTESFLNLEGLQGILIGGPGPSKEFFLKEGYLHHELEKKVIDTFDIGYTDEYGLKELMEKAKDKLYDLDLMREKRFFLRFMEEIRKSDNSLSVYGEDHIRNAITIGAVDVLLVSEGLRRRRVTVECPSCGVIQKTMDKSPDGATMPCPKCGTTGTVTKDIDLVDDLFEQAELMGTKVELISPESEEGEMLLKAFGGIAGLLRFSIGE
- the argS gene encoding arginine--tRNA ligase; this translates as MDALGHFESHIRERTDRELASMGFTGDFILERPDHEMADFALPCFQFAKQMRKAPQIIAKELCSKMTVDEYIGKVWEAGGYLNFRVNETLLGTMVVRDALERKGDFGRGDPRPGKVLLEHTSVNPTGPIHVGRARNPLIGDTLARCLRMCGHEVATEYYVNDVGKQVVLLTWALTHLTEKEVPKADREKNDHRLVGYYQVANKMMESSAEVAAEIAQMTQRFEAGDPEVIARVRRTVDMMLDGIRVSLSGVNVTLDRYTYESQYILDGSAHQVVDKLKASSYTEIDDGAYFLNLEEFGVHGRDTRFFFTRKDGTTLYTTRDLAYHIDKFRRADQLMNILGEDQKLGQKQLASALKILGYDRAPECIFYSFVSLPEGRMSTRKGVVVYLDDLLEEAVERAHKEVCDRRPDLEEEHKRRIAQEIGVGAVRYNIIRVQAEKQLIFKWEEALNFEGNSAPFVQYAHARCCSILRKTGDFNKGADLSVLTDPYERKLIWILAQFQEVVRQAGDKRRINMLPTYGHELASALNQFYGVVPVLRSEHQDARLCLVEAARWALHNTLVTMGIAAPEEM
- a CDS encoding D-aminoacyl-tRNA deacylase encodes the protein MRLFVCCTSDVASVNLRDRLLETADWSEEGLFQGKPVRRLKDLVMVTTDTLHLYLDNIDQLVKEEVGVRADEVVFLSKHRAASGRPTLTVHPIGNFGKAEHGGKDGTLVPASPTFLSGMLREIAVRGKGLPFQISYEVTHHGPFLDVPTTYLEIGSDDSKWGDLDAAKALAGSLLNFTPSQGPVVVGVGGGHYAPRFTEVTLAKKVSFGHMVAKHVLEAGDDDHAISAIAKAMKASGTDVAYLHKKSFSRPEARRLTELIEGSGFKVLEDGDLLDI
- the pyrH gene encoding UMP kinase; translation: MDKVVVSLGGSVIVPDDKDDVFLKSFSAMIEGLSERYQIYLVCGGGKIARYYIDVGRSLGLSEHQLDELGIMATRLNASLVAKAIGDRAAGKVPTEVLEAHRLERKGKVVVMGGTVPGHTTDAVSAMLAKEVHAARIINGTSVDAAYTADPRKDHQAERLAKITHQQLFELVNVGLHGAGPSNVFDKLGAQIARDNSIDIFIVNGRDLDEMQAAIEGRPIKGTVISD
- a CDS encoding zinc ribbon domain-containing protein, yielding MQRKKGKKPQKEWDDSKEQPKAPPRKAPSQPAPPQTKERPRPTAGLSQVQHDSLLAGGFFCIVSGLLMLLSLFLPWLTLNGTNLDLIGLMEENTFFLAGLPVPFLGAALLVVSIIALVRGFRSSKGAGRTPLAQAILAMTTSLLVILEMLLLERTYNGQDALYGAGAFLSVVGAILAMAGAMLMQVVSSRSVKTKPVGFKALAQRSEAPAGRKEWQPPESSVKAPRCPSCGEEVQPGWKACPACGHAFISGGRDDDKL